One Candidatus Devosia phytovorans genomic window carries:
- a CDS encoding ABC transporter permease subunit produces MKTRKFWPWVIVALGAAYFLIPLLATFIFSLRMRRNELSFDAYVSVFSDPKFFSTFGYSLTVGVFTIVVGILVVVPAVYFVRLRMPWLRPVMEFVTLLPLMIPALVLVYGYIRLYGSSSLIPFTGSVLGTDILLTCAYVMLALPYMYRAVDNGMRTIDIGTLTEAAQIMGANQAQIIGQIILPNILVAILSGAFLTFAIVIGEFTIASLLARPAFGPYLVGIGTNRAYEPAALAIISFIITWGAMAMINVLGRFAPRTSAKSE; encoded by the coding sequence ATGAAGACCAGAAAGTTCTGGCCCTGGGTCATCGTCGCGCTCGGCGCCGCCTATTTCCTCATTCCGCTGCTGGCCACCTTCATCTTCTCGCTGCGCATGCGTCGTAACGAGCTGAGCTTTGATGCCTATGTCTCGGTTTTCTCCGATCCAAAGTTCTTCTCCACTTTCGGCTATTCGCTGACCGTCGGCGTCTTCACCATCGTGGTCGGCATTCTGGTCGTCGTCCCCGCGGTCTATTTCGTCCGCCTGCGCATGCCATGGTTGCGGCCGGTCATGGAATTCGTCACGCTCCTGCCGCTGATGATCCCGGCGCTGGTGCTGGTCTATGGCTATATCCGCCTCTACGGCTCGAGCTCGCTCATTCCCTTCACCGGAAGCGTGCTCGGCACCGATATCCTCCTCACCTGCGCCTATGTTATGCTGGCCCTGCCCTACATGTATCGCGCTGTCGACAATGGCATGCGCACCATCGATATCGGCACGCTGACCGAGGCCGCCCAGATCATGGGCGCCAATCAGGCCCAGATCATCGGCCAGATCATCCTGCCCAATATCCTGGTCGCCATTCTCTCCGGCGCCTTCCTGACCTTTGCCATCGTCATCGGCGAATTCACTATCGCCAGCCTTCTGGCCCGCCCCGCCTTTGGCCCCTACCTCGTTGGCATCGGCACCAACAGGGCCTATGAGCCGGCGGCTCTGGCCATCATTTCCTTCATCATAACCTGGGGCGCCATGGCCATGATCAATGTGCTCGGCCGCTTTGCCCCCCGTACTTCTGCCAAGAGCGAGTGA
- a CDS encoding imelysin family protein: MMPFGRRSLRNLAIAFTLTVSPIAVHAQAPADADVLANYADIALAGYEDSLTTAKALDAAVDALIANPSEETQQAAKDAWLAARVPYQQTEAFRFGNPIVDEWEGRVNAWPLDEGMIDYVDASYGSESDSNELYVADVIANPKVSIGGVEVDATEITPDLLQNTLQEAAGVEANVATGYHAVEFLLWGQDLNGTEAGAGARSYTDYSTAEHADRRAAYLKAASTLLVSDLEEMVANWTADGAARAALEEQGISTILTGMGSLSFGELAGERMKLGLLLHDPEEEHDCFSDNTHNSHLNDAIGIQNVYLGKYTRIDGSVVEGPSLSEVIAAKDAALDTELKGLLDDTLVKMHAMADRAEGGEAYDQQIGEGNAEGNAVVQAAIDGLIAQTRGIERAVAVLELSDAVTIEDSDSLSNPDAVFE; this comes from the coding sequence ATGATGCCATTCGGCAGACGCTCACTGCGCAATCTCGCCATTGCCTTTACCCTTACGGTTTCCCCCATTGCGGTGCATGCGCAGGCGCCGGCCGATGCCGATGTGCTGGCCAATTATGCCGATATCGCGCTGGCCGGGTACGAGGACTCGCTGACGACGGCCAAGGCGCTGGATGCAGCGGTAGATGCGCTGATCGCCAATCCGAGCGAAGAGACGCAGCAGGCGGCCAAGGATGCCTGGCTTGCTGCACGCGTGCCCTATCAGCAGACCGAGGCCTTCCGCTTCGGCAATCCGATCGTCGATGAGTGGGAAGGGCGCGTGAACGCCTGGCCGCTGGACGAGGGCATGATCGACTATGTCGACGCCAGCTATGGCAGCGAGAGCGACAGCAACGAGCTCTATGTGGCCGATGTGATTGCCAATCCGAAAGTCAGCATTGGTGGCGTCGAGGTGGATGCGACCGAGATCACGCCGGACCTGCTGCAGAATACGCTGCAGGAAGCTGCTGGCGTCGAAGCCAATGTGGCGACTGGCTATCACGCCGTGGAATTCCTGCTTTGGGGCCAGGACCTGAACGGCACCGAGGCCGGCGCGGGTGCGCGTTCCTACACCGACTATTCTACGGCCGAGCATGCCGATCGCCGCGCCGCCTATTTGAAGGCTGCCTCGACACTGCTGGTCAGCGATCTCGAAGAGATGGTGGCCAATTGGACGGCGGATGGCGCGGCTCGCGCGGCGCTCGAAGAGCAGGGCATTTCGACGATCCTGACCGGCATGGGTTCGCTGAGCTTTGGCGAGCTGGCTGGCGAGCGCATGAAGCTGGGCCTCCTGCTGCATGACCCGGAAGAAGAGCATGACTGCTTCTCGGACAATACGCATAACTCGCATCTCAATGATGCGATCGGAATCCAGAATGTCTATCTGGGCAAGTATACGCGGATCGACGGCAGCGTGGTCGAAGGTCCGTCGCTGTCGGAAGTGATTGCGGCCAAGGACGCCGCGCTCGATACCGAGCTCAAGGGCCTGCTCGACGATACGCTGGTCAAGATGCATGCCATGGCCGATCGTGCCGAAGGCGGCGAGGCTTATGACCAGCAGATCGGCGAAGGCAATGCCGAGGGCAATGCGGTGGTGCAGGCGGCGATCGATGGGTTGATTGCCCAGACGCGTGGCATCGAGCGTGCCGTTGCGGTGCTGGAACTCAGCGATGCGGTGACCATCGAGGACAGCGACTCGCTGAGCAATCCGGACGCCGTGTTCGAGTAA
- a CDS encoding ABC transporter ATP-binding protein has protein sequence MAFLEVNNLVKSFGSNTVVKGVNFAFDKGEFISLLGPSGCGKTTILRMIAGFEQPTSGSIKVEGQEITGLKPNQRKLGMVFQAYALFPNLNVGDNIAFGLKIAGMAADERRARVDEMLKLIGLPGFEKRYPYEMSGGQQQRVALARAIAPRPRLLLLDEPLSALDAKIRVSLREEIRAIQLDLGITTVFVTHDQEEALSISDRIVVMNAGNIDQLGAPHEIYNKPATRFVANFVGHLNSIAAKVVDPVARTVTIDGQTASVPSMPADARPGEDISLTLRPEVLSPAPRDGNDITLTGTIADVTFLGSVIRLRVALGQNVVSLDTFNDQRTAPPARGEAITISLASKDLLVL, from the coding sequence ATGGCCTTCCTCGAAGTCAACAATCTCGTCAAATCCTTCGGCAGCAACACCGTGGTCAAGGGCGTCAACTTCGCCTTCGACAAGGGCGAGTTCATCTCCCTGCTCGGTCCCTCGGGCTGCGGCAAGACCACCATCCTGCGCATGATCGCCGGGTTCGAACAGCCCACTTCAGGTTCGATCAAGGTCGAGGGTCAGGAGATCACCGGCCTCAAGCCCAACCAGCGCAAGCTCGGCATGGTCTTCCAGGCCTATGCGCTCTTCCCCAATCTCAACGTCGGCGACAACATCGCCTTTGGCCTCAAGATTGCCGGCATGGCTGCCGACGAGCGCCGCGCCCGCGTCGATGAAATGCTCAAACTCATCGGCCTGCCCGGCTTCGAAAAGCGCTATCCCTATGAAATGTCCGGTGGCCAGCAACAGCGCGTCGCGCTTGCCCGCGCCATTGCTCCGCGTCCCCGCCTGCTCCTCCTCGACGAGCCGCTCTCGGCCCTTGACGCAAAGATCCGCGTCTCGCTGCGCGAGGAAATCCGCGCCATCCAGCTCGATCTGGGCATCACCACGGTCTTTGTGACCCACGACCAGGAAGAAGCCCTCTCCATCTCCGACCGTATCGTCGTGATGAATGCCGGCAATATCGACCAGCTCGGCGCTCCGCATGAAATCTACAACAAGCCGGCCACCCGCTTCGTCGCCAATTTCGTCGGCCATCTCAATTCCATCGCCGCCAAGGTCGTCGACCCTGTCGCAAGGACCGTCACCATCGACGGCCAGACCGCCAGCGTCCCCTCCATGCCCGCCGATGCCAGGCCCGGCGAAGACATTTCGCTGACCCTGCGTCCCGAAGTCCTATCCCCCGCCCCGCGCGACGGCAATGACATCACCCTGACCGGCACCATTGCCGACGTCACCTTCCTCGGCTCGGTGATCCGCCTGCGTGTTGCCCTGGGTCAGAACGTGGTCAGCCTCGACACCTTCAACGACCAGCGCACCGCCCCACCTGCCCGCGGCGAAGCCATCACCATCAGCCTCGCCAGCAAGGACCTGCTGGTGCTTTGA
- a CDS encoding efflux RND transporter periplasmic adaptor subunit — protein MIRQLVISIVILLAAFAAWVAFVPGSRDVLAGYGITLPFAEQTAAAAVAEARPPGQGRPGGAGRVTNVVTTAVGMSTINDGLSAIGEGTSFRSVTVSSSVGGTLEELLVSPGHQVEAGDIIGRLDADDQQVAYDLALLAVEDARATLARTQGLATSNVVATTALTAAQLASANAELDLRNAQNNLGRRTITTPIDGTIGLMQVTPGNYLSAQTTVTTIDDNSSILVNFWVPERYAASLRTDMPVSVSAVALPGRTFDGQISAIDNRIDPASRTLQVQAAIPNDDGLMRAGMSFVVNIAFPGEQFPTVNPLAILWSADGSYVWKYVDGAATHVPAEIVQRNSDGVLVRSNLKPGDAIITEGILQLSEGARVTLLEGPDGTGSTEEAAASAAPAQPI, from the coding sequence TTGATCCGACAGCTTGTGATTTCTATCGTCATTTTGCTGGCAGCCTTTGCCGCCTGGGTCGCCTTCGTGCCCGGTTCGCGCGACGTACTGGCAGGCTATGGCATTACCCTGCCCTTCGCCGAACAAACCGCCGCAGCTGCCGTCGCAGAGGCGCGTCCGCCTGGCCAAGGCCGCCCCGGCGGCGCTGGCCGCGTCACCAATGTCGTCACCACAGCAGTCGGCATGTCCACCATCAACGATGGCCTCAGCGCCATTGGCGAAGGCACATCCTTCCGCTCGGTGACCGTCTCCTCTTCCGTCGGCGGCACGCTCGAAGAGCTGCTGGTCAGCCCCGGCCACCAGGTCGAAGCCGGCGACATCATTGGCCGCCTCGATGCTGACGACCAGCAGGTCGCCTATGACCTGGCTCTCCTCGCCGTCGAGGATGCGCGCGCTACCCTCGCCCGCACCCAGGGCCTCGCCACCAGCAATGTCGTCGCCACCACGGCCCTGACCGCCGCGCAGCTGGCCTCCGCCAATGCCGAACTCGATCTGCGCAACGCCCAGAACAATCTCGGCCGCCGCACCATCACCACGCCGATCGACGGCACCATCGGCCTGATGCAGGTGACGCCCGGCAACTATCTCAGCGCCCAGACCACCGTCACCACCATCGATGACAATTCCTCCATCCTCGTCAATTTCTGGGTCCCTGAACGCTACGCCGCCAGCCTGCGCACCGACATGCCGGTTTCCGTCTCGGCCGTCGCTCTGCCCGGCCGCACCTTTGACGGCCAGATCAGCGCCATCGACAACCGCATCGACCCCGCCAGCCGCACCCTCCAGGTCCAGGCGGCCATCCCCAATGATGATGGCCTGATGCGCGCTGGCATGAGTTTTGTCGTCAACATCGCCTTTCCGGGCGAGCAATTCCCCACCGTCAATCCGCTCGCCATCCTCTGGTCGGCCGACGGCTCCTATGTGTGGAAATATGTCGACGGCGCCGCCACCCACGTTCCCGCCGAGATCGTCCAGCGCAACAGCGACGGCGTCCTCGTGCGCAGCAACCTCAAGCCCGGCGATGCCATCATCACCGAAGGCATTCTCCAGCTCAGCGAAGGCGCCCGCGTCACCCTGCTGGAGGGCCCCGACGGCACCGGCAGCACAGAGGAAGCCGCCGCCAGCGCCGCGCCTGCCCAGCCCATCTGA
- the sseA gene encoding 3-mercaptopyruvate sulfurtransferase: protein MDNPFVTTDWLAKNLSDPNLVVVDGSWHMPNAARNAQAEYLAGHIPGAVFFDIDGIADTDTDLPHMLPAPSDFSRMVGALGISNAMTIVIYDELGLFSAPRVWWTFKSMGAGDVRILSGGGPKWRAEKRPTQAGLVSRPRATFDVDFDPDRVADFETVRGRSQDGAAQIVDARPAPRFHAEVPEPRAGLRSGHIPNSLNVPVSLLTEAGQMKSTDELKQLFADRGLDLGKPVLTSCGSGITASTLALALELAGAEDVAVYDGSWTEWGARKDAEIET from the coding sequence GTGGACAATCCCTTCGTCACCACCGACTGGCTGGCTAAAAATCTCAGCGACCCCAATCTGGTGGTGGTCGACGGCAGCTGGCACATGCCCAATGCCGCCCGCAATGCTCAGGCCGAATATCTGGCCGGTCACATCCCCGGCGCCGTCTTCTTTGACATCGATGGCATAGCCGATACCGATACCGACCTGCCCCACATGCTGCCTGCCCCCAGCGACTTCTCGCGCATGGTCGGCGCTCTCGGCATTTCCAACGCCATGACCATCGTCATCTATGACGAACTCGGCCTCTTCTCCGCCCCGCGCGTCTGGTGGACCTTCAAGTCCATGGGCGCCGGCGATGTCCGCATCCTTTCTGGTGGCGGCCCAAAATGGCGCGCCGAAAAGCGCCCCACCCAGGCCGGCCTCGTCAGCCGCCCTCGCGCCACTTTCGATGTCGATTTCGATCCCGATCGCGTTGCTGATTTCGAAACCGTGCGCGGTCGCAGCCAGGATGGCGCCGCCCAGATCGTCGATGCCCGCCCCGCGCCGCGCTTCCACGCCGAAGTGCCAGAACCCCGCGCCGGCCTGCGCTCGGGTCATATTCCCAACAGCCTCAACGTTCCGGTCAGCCTGCTCACCGAAGCCGGCCAGATGAAATCCACCGACGAGCTCAAGCAGCTTTTTGCCGACCGCGGCCTTGACCTCGGCAAGCCCGTCCTCACCTCCTGCGGCTCCGGCATTACCGCCTCGACCCTGGCCCTTGCGCTCGAACTCGCCGGTGCCGAAGACGTCGCGGTCTACGACGGTTCCTGGACCGAATGGGGCGCCCGCAAGGATGCCGAGATCGAAACCTGA
- a CDS encoding ABC transporter substrate-binding protein has protein sequence MLAVLAVSAPAFAQADLDALYEAAKAEGQLTVIALPHSWCNYGGVIEGFKAKYPDIAINELNPDAGSADELEAVRANQGNTGPQAPDVLDIGLAFGPQAKDEGLLQPYKVSTWDEIPADAKDEEGYWYGDYYGVLAFGINKDIITGDNPATWADLNKDEFANSVALAGDPRTANNAIMSVFAAGLSTTTDEAAAAAAGLEFFKALNDKGNFVPVDAEAAAIAQGTTPIAINWDYNLLAARDNLNGNPPIEVVVPSDGVVAGVYVQAISAYAPHPNAAKLWMEYLYSDEGQLGWLAGYCHPIRFSAMAEAGTLPDDLMAKLPAAENYAKAVFPSIEEQNANKATITGGWDSTVGASVQ, from the coding sequence ATGCTTGCCGTGCTTGCCGTTTCTGCGCCTGCTTTCGCCCAGGCCGACCTCGACGCGCTCTATGAAGCCGCCAAGGCCGAAGGCCAGCTCACCGTGATCGCCCTGCCGCACTCCTGGTGCAACTATGGCGGCGTCATCGAGGGCTTCAAGGCCAAGTATCCCGACATCGCCATCAACGAACTCAACCCCGATGCCGGTTCGGCCGACGAGCTCGAGGCCGTCCGCGCCAACCAGGGCAATACCGGCCCGCAGGCCCCCGACGTGCTCGACATCGGTCTCGCCTTCGGCCCCCAGGCCAAGGACGAAGGCCTGCTGCAGCCCTATAAGGTCTCGACCTGGGACGAAATCCCGGCCGACGCCAAGGATGAAGAAGGCTACTGGTACGGCGACTATTACGGCGTACTGGCTTTCGGCATCAACAAGGACATCATCACCGGCGACAACCCGGCAACCTGGGCCGACCTGAACAAGGACGAATTCGCCAATTCGGTCGCCCTGGCTGGTGATCCGCGTACCGCCAATAACGCCATCATGTCGGTCTTTGCCGCTGGTCTCTCGACCACCACGGATGAAGCCGCCGCTGCCGCTGCTGGCCTGGAATTCTTCAAGGCACTCAACGACAAGGGCAATTTCGTCCCGGTCGACGCCGAAGCCGCCGCCATTGCCCAGGGCACGACCCCGATCGCCATCAACTGGGACTACAACCTGCTCGCTGCCCGCGACAACCTCAACGGCAACCCGCCGATCGAAGTCGTCGTCCCCTCCGACGGCGTTGTGGCCGGCGTCTATGTCCAGGCCATCTCTGCTTATGCGCCCCATCCCAACGCTGCCAAGCTCTGGATGGAATACCTTTATTCCGACGAAGGTCAGCTCGGCTGGCTGGCCGGCTACTGCCACCCGATCCGCTTCTCGGCCATGGCCGAAGCCGGCACCCTGCCGGACGACCTGATGGCCAAGCTGCCCGCCGCTGAAAACTACGCCAAGGCCGTGTTCCCCTCGATCGAAGAGCAGAACGCCAACAAGGCAACCATCACTGGCGGCTGGGACTCCACCGTCGGCGCTTCGGTTCAATAA
- a CDS encoding ABC transporter permease subunit, producing MTDTSQPTSPTRRRIPWDSLAVAPFIIFAVMFLILPTFSLIGGAFTDRAGNFTFENIGGLFTPQILNAYWISIRVSGASAILGALIGLAITLAIIRGKLPSGLRAAVMTFSGVASNFAGVPLAFAFIASLGRIGLVIIILRDVFGLDLYRAGFSLFSFWGLTITYLYFQIPLMMLTIAPAIDGLKKEWGEAAQTLGASPWQFWRYVGLPILWPSFLGTLSLLFANAFGAIATAWALTGSNLNIVTVLLYNQIRGDALQNPGLGAALAVGMIVITAFANVIYLFVANRAERWMK from the coding sequence ATGACTGACACCAGCCAGCCGACATCACCAACGCGCCGCCGCATCCCCTGGGATAGCCTGGCCGTCGCGCCCTTCATCATCTTTGCGGTGATGTTCCTCATCCTGCCGACCTTTTCGCTGATCGGCGGCGCCTTCACCGATCGCGCCGGCAATTTCACCTTCGAAAATATCGGCGGCCTCTTCACCCCACAGATCCTCAATGCCTACTGGATCTCCATCCGCGTCTCTGGTGCCTCCGCAATCCTCGGCGCGCTGATCGGCCTTGCCATCACCCTCGCCATTATCCGGGGCAAGCTGCCCTCGGGCCTGCGCGCCGCCGTCATGACCTTCTCCGGCGTCGCCAGTAACTTCGCCGGCGTGCCGCTGGCCTTCGCCTTCATCGCCTCGCTGGGCCGCATCGGCCTTGTCATCATCATCCTGCGCGATGTCTTCGGCCTTGATCTCTACCGCGCCGGCTTCAGCCTCTTCAGCTTCTGGGGCCTGACCATCACCTATCTCTACTTCCAGATTCCGCTGATGATGCTGACCATCGCCCCGGCCATCGACGGGCTGAAGAAGGAATGGGGCGAAGCCGCCCAGACGCTCGGCGCCTCGCCCTGGCAATTCTGGCGCTATGTCGGCCTGCCCATCCTCTGGCCCAGCTTCCTCGGCACCTTGAGCCTGCTCTTCGCCAACGCTTTCGGCGCCATCGCCACCGCCTGGGCCCTCACCGGCTCCAACCTCAACATCGTGACCGTGCTGCTCTACAACCAGATCCGCGGCGATGCCCTGCAGAACCCCGGGCTCGGCGCGGCGCTCGCCGTCGGCATGATCGTCATCACCGCCTTCGCCAATGTCATCTATCTGTTTGTCGCCAACCGCGCCGAAAGGTGGATGAAATGA
- a CDS encoding efflux RND transporter permease subunit, with product MSIADKNERGGTLAALFVRRPVLALVINALIVVAGLAALIGSEVRELPSVEQPVISVSTNFTGAVAETVDREITAVVEGAVARVQGVTAISSSSSDGRSRVTLSFSDDTNIDTATSDVRDALSNIARQLPDNVDPPTIQKADSDAQPVMQLAVTSNTLSIAEMSTLVEDVISERLAAVSGVADVQVYGTRDVAFEIDVDPVKLASVGLTVADIRNALQTIAFDTPAGSINGPNQNISVRAMSEVATPADFERIIINGQTRLGDVATVVFDAAASTSALRSDGQPGIGIGIVRQAQSNTMEISDGVAAAVATLNQTLPEGVNVKVSSDEAVFIKGALHEVEIALMVSLVVVVLIIYLFLLDWRATIVPAVSIPIALLGAVAGIYIAGFSINILTLLALVLATGLVVDDAIVVLENIVRRKHLGAGPRAAAVLGTQEVFFAVVATTLTLAAVFLPLSFLPAQTGRLFREFGFTLAIAVLLSSVVALSLGPMIASRLLKANETGHNSHGGPIGAVGRAFAGFYARTLKLALANPLIVVLVAVLFAASAFFVYGNLRQEITPPEDRASINLRINVPNTVSLDYTRTQLTRVEAALQPLIDSGEIQSIFVLSGFGSGGSLNLTLAPWGERERSQQQIAADITQLMTQFPGVRASVGQGNSLGIRGGGSGLQFAVVGSNYDALATTARQIADALDADGRYGRVNVDYDTNQPQLTLTVDRGRADALGIDIDGLATTMQAMIDGADVGSVFINDQSYDVRMVSTSNPVNDPRDLETLFVKTGDGRYVPMSTIATIVEAPIAPQLRREEQRRAVNVTASLEGNQIALGDAYNQMMELARPLLPEGTSIIPLAEAKTLGEANNGLMITFGFALVIILLVLAAQFESIWSAVIVMTTVPFGVAAALYALLATGGSLNIYSQIGLVLVVGIMAKNGILIVEFANQLRDQGRNVRQAIEEASNIRLRPVMMTMIATILGGLPLVLASGAGAEARTALGWVMVGGLSFAAISTLYLTPVAYLLMARFSKPKVEEEARLERELAAANQAPANDQHAIPPAAAE from the coding sequence ATGTCGATAGCCGATAAGAACGAGCGCGGCGGCACCCTGGCAGCCCTCTTCGTCCGCCGCCCGGTCCTGGCGCTGGTCATCAATGCCCTCATCGTCGTCGCCGGCCTTGCCGCGCTGATCGGTTCGGAAGTGCGCGAACTGCCCAGCGTCGAGCAGCCCGTCATCTCCGTCTCCACCAATTTCACCGGCGCCGTCGCCGAAACCGTCGACCGCGAAATCACCGCCGTTGTCGAAGGCGCCGTTGCCCGCGTCCAGGGCGTCACCGCCATTTCGTCGAGCTCGTCCGACGGCCGTTCCCGCGTGACGCTCTCCTTCTCCGACGACACCAATATCGATACCGCCACCTCCGACGTGCGCGATGCCCTCTCCAACATTGCCCGCCAGCTGCCCGACAATGTCGATCCGCCCACCATCCAGAAGGCCGATTCCGACGCCCAGCCGGTGATGCAGCTCGCCGTCACCTCCAACACGCTCAGCATTGCCGAGATGAGCACCCTGGTCGAAGACGTCATCTCCGAACGTCTCGCCGCCGTCTCTGGCGTGGCTGACGTCCAGGTCTATGGCACCCGCGACGTCGCCTTCGAGATCGACGTCGATCCGGTCAAGCTGGCCAGCGTCGGCCTCACCGTTGCCGACATCCGAAACGCGCTCCAGACCATCGCCTTCGACACCCCCGCCGGCTCGATCAACGGCCCCAACCAGAACATTTCCGTCCGCGCCATGTCCGAAGTGGCGACCCCGGCCGATTTCGAGCGCATCATCATCAATGGCCAGACCCGCCTGGGCGATGTCGCCACCGTGGTCTTCGACGCCGCCGCCTCGACCAGCGCCCTGCGCTCCGACGGCCAACCGGGCATTGGCATCGGCATCGTCCGCCAGGCCCAGTCCAACACCATGGAAATCTCCGATGGTGTTGCCGCCGCCGTCGCCACCCTCAACCAGACCCTGCCCGAAGGCGTCAACGTCAAGGTGTCCAGCGACGAGGCCGTCTTCATCAAGGGCGCCCTGCACGAGGTCGAAATCGCACTGATGGTCTCGCTCGTCGTCGTCGTGCTGATCATCTACCTCTTCCTTCTCGACTGGCGCGCCACCATCGTCCCGGCGGTATCGATCCCCATTGCCCTCCTCGGCGCTGTCGCCGGCATCTATATCGCCGGCTTCTCGATCAACATTCTGACTCTCTTGGCCCTCGTCCTCGCCACCGGCCTCGTCGTCGATGACGCCATCGTCGTGCTCGAAAACATCGTCCGCCGCAAACATCTCGGCGCCGGTCCGCGCGCTGCCGCCGTGCTGGGCACCCAGGAAGTTTTCTTCGCCGTCGTCGCCACCACGCTGACCCTCGCCGCTGTCTTCCTGCCCCTATCCTTCCTCCCCGCCCAGACCGGCCGCCTGTTCCGCGAATTCGGCTTTACCCTAGCCATCGCCGTCCTGCTCTCTTCCGTGGTCGCCCTCTCGCTCGGGCCGATGATCGCCTCGCGTCTGCTCAAGGCCAATGAAACCGGCCACAACAGCCACGGCGGCCCGATCGGCGCCGTTGGCCGCGCCTTCGCCGGCTTCTATGCCAGAACGCTGAAACTGGCCCTCGCCAACCCGCTCATCGTCGTGCTCGTCGCCGTGCTCTTTGCCGCCTCGGCCTTCTTCGTCTATGGCAATCTCCGCCAGGAGATCACCCCGCCGGAAGACCGCGCCTCGATCAATCTGCGCATCAACGTCCCCAATACGGTGAGCCTCGATTATACCCGCACCCAGCTCACCCGCGTCGAAGCCGCGCTACAGCCCCTGATCGACAGCGGCGAAATCCAGTCCATCTTCGTCCTCTCCGGCTTCGGCTCCGGCGGCTCGCTCAATCTGACCCTCGCCCCCTGGGGTGAACGAGAGCGCAGCCAGCAGCAGATCGCCGCCGACATCACCCAGCTGATGACGCAATTCCCTGGCGTCCGCGCCTCCGTCGGCCAGGGCAATAGCCTGGGCATTCGCGGCGGCGGCTCCGGCCTGCAGTTTGCCGTCGTCGGCTCCAACTACGACGCGCTCGCCACCACCGCCCGCCAGATCGCCGACGCGCTCGATGCCGATGGCCGCTACGGCCGCGTCAATGTCGACTACGATACCAACCAGCCCCAGCTCACCCTCACCGTCGATCGCGGACGCGCCGATGCCCTGGGCATCGATATCGACGGCCTCGCCACCACCATGCAGGCCATGATCGATGGCGCCGATGTCGGTTCGGTCTTCATCAACGACCAGAGCTATGACGTCCGCATGGTCTCGACCAGCAATCCGGTCAACGACCCGCGCGATCTCGAAACCCTCTTCGTCAAGACCGGCGACGGGCGCTATGTGCCCATGTCTACCATTGCCACGATCGTCGAAGCCCCCATCGCGCCCCAGCTGCGCCGCGAGGAACAGCGCCGCGCCGTCAATGTCACGGCAAGCCTTGAAGGCAACCAGATCGCCCTGGGCGACGCCTATAACCAGATGATGGAACTGGCGCGTCCCCTCCTGCCCGAAGGCACCTCCATCATTCCCCTCGCCGAAGCCAAGACGCTTGGCGAAGCCAACAATGGCCTGATGATCACCTTTGGCTTTGCCCTGGTCATCATCCTCCTCGTCCTCGCCGCCCAGTTCGAAAGCATCTGGAGCGCCGTCATCGTCATGACCACGGTGCCCTTTGGCGTGGCGGCCGCGCTCTATGCCCTGCTCGCCACCGGCGGGAGCCTCAACATCTACAGCCAGATCGGCCTGGTCCTCGTCGTCGGCATCATGGCCAAGAACGGCATTCTCATCGTCGAATTCGCCAACCAGCTGCGCGACCAGGGCCGCAATGTGCGTCAGGCCATCGAGGAAGCCTCCAACATCCGCCTGCGCCCGGTCATGATGACCATGATCGCCACCATCCTGGGCGGCCTGCCACTCGTGCTGGCCAGCGGCGCCGGCGCCGAAGCCCGCACCGCCCTCGGCTGGGTCATGGTCGGTGGCCTGAGCTTTGCCGCCATCTCGACCCTTTATCTCACCCCCGTCGCCTATCTCCTCATGGCCCGCTTCAGCAAGCCCAAGGTCGAGGAAGAAGCCCGCCTCGAACGCGAACTCGCCGCCGCCAACCAGGCTCCGGCCAATGACCAGCACGCCATCCCGCCTGCCGCGGCCGAATGA